A stretch of Campylobacter gracilis DNA encodes these proteins:
- a CDS encoding sensor histidine kinase — MRALREHNFKIYFIIIFASLFVVLLGVKNYEDAKAQIVALADKNKIAASENMVGNFSFWLDERLHSLVRAAKFMQNADAIRDDEKLGGFIRLFKENSAEFDALQFLREDGEIFVDGKELGDDEAMPKSLRTGLVWFEETKSTLAPTVNFMQRHKTLGEPTLNLCVPVMDSGSFAGVFCGVVKLQNILKNMEKFKLAPDSYAFIVTHGGEILTPMKDAALKKQIEDKFKELFLRGEDITSLNIGSNFISVAEIPTLNWFIGAGTDNEKELAALLNSVLKNALILLFAFAALALVANFLHNFMYSKIKNLQDDYEALLKHKARMSEAGELISGINHQFIQPVNSLNLMISSLLMLQKDGKLDAATLEHMLQKGQAATVLLSDTIEIFRNFYKSSDSPQKFSVQRCIKDLLKLMHTELSKANVAVSLREFKDEEATQRMGIVQQILLILIHNAKDAVVERYKEQIAKRQVFLDIKFENGTCKIAVTDYGSGVSKAARDKILTQPKTTKKQGSGIGLYFGKKLANEKLSGDIRLLSAGDPTTFELSFEINLKE, encoded by the coding sequence ATGAGAGCCTTACGCGAACATAATTTTAAAATCTACTTCATCATCATTTTCGCGAGCCTTTTCGTGGTGCTTTTGGGCGTGAAAAACTACGAGGACGCCAAGGCGCAGATCGTGGCGCTCGCGGATAAAAACAAGATCGCCGCTAGCGAAAATATGGTCGGGAATTTCTCGTTTTGGCTAGACGAGCGGCTGCACTCCCTGGTGCGCGCGGCTAAATTTATGCAAAACGCGGACGCGATACGAGACGACGAAAAGCTCGGCGGCTTCATACGTCTTTTTAAAGAAAACTCCGCAGAATTCGACGCCTTGCAGTTTTTGCGCGAGGATGGAGAAATTTTCGTAGACGGCAAAGAGCTAGGCGACGATGAAGCGATGCCAAAGAGCCTGCGCACGGGGCTTGTTTGGTTCGAGGAGACCAAAAGCACGCTCGCGCCTACGGTAAATTTTATGCAGCGCCATAAAACCTTAGGCGAGCCGACGCTAAATTTATGCGTGCCCGTCATGGACAGCGGCTCGTTTGCGGGGGTGTTTTGCGGCGTGGTGAAGCTGCAAAACATACTAAAAAATATGGAAAAATTTAAACTCGCGCCCGATTCCTACGCCTTTATCGTCACTCACGGCGGCGAAATTTTAACCCCGATGAAAGATGCGGCGCTAAAAAAGCAGATCGAGGATAAATTTAAAGAGCTTTTTTTGCGAGGCGAAGATATCACGAGCCTAAATATCGGCTCGAATTTCATCTCCGTCGCAGAGATCCCCACGCTAAACTGGTTCATCGGTGCAGGCACCGATAACGAAAAGGAGCTAGCCGCGCTGCTTAACTCCGTGCTAAAAAACGCTCTCATCCTGCTTTTTGCGTTCGCGGCGCTGGCGCTCGTGGCAAATTTCCTCCACAACTTTATGTACTCAAAAATCAAAAACCTGCAAGACGACTACGAGGCCCTGCTCAAGCACAAAGCGCGTATGAGCGAGGCGGGCGAGCTAATCAGCGGCATAAATCATCAGTTTATCCAGCCGGTTAATTCGCTAAATTTGATGATCTCAAGCCTACTCATGCTGCAAAAGGACGGCAAGCTAGACGCCGCGACGCTAGAGCATATGCTGCAAAAAGGGCAGGCTGCGACCGTGCTTTTAAGCGATACGATCGAGATTTTTAGAAATTTTTACAAAAGCAGCGACAGCCCGCAAAAATTTAGCGTGCAGCGCTGCATAAAAGACCTACTAAAGCTCATGCACACCGAGCTTAGCAAGGCAAACGTCGCGGTAAGCTTGCGCGAGTTTAAAGACGAAGAGGCCACGCAGCGCATGGGCATCGTGCAGCAAATTTTGCTCATCCTCATTCATAACGCCAAGGACGCGGTCGTGGAGCGATACAAAGAGCAGATCGCCAAGCGGCAGGTTTTTTTGGACATCAAATTTGAAAACGGCACGTGCAAGATAGCCGTCACGGACTACGGAAGCGGCGTGAGCAAGGCGGCTCGGGATAAAATTTTAACCCAGCCAAAAACTACCAAAAAGCAAGGAAGCGGCATCGGGCTGTATTTTGGCAAAAAGCTAGCAAACGAAAAGCTTTCAGGCGACATTAGGCTACTAAGCGCGGGCGATCCGACGACGTTTGAGCTGAGTTTTGAGATAAATTTAAAGGAGTGA
- a CDS encoding response regulator transcription factor codes for MQEHLKLLKDLSVLIVEDDEIARELLIGGLKPYCLSVWGAADGLEGLERFKKLAPVVVITDIHMSAMNGFEMMKEMIRVKPAQKFIVFTSYDTDDNLIKSIEHGAASFLKKPVDIAALCRLLVALTYEKNEKFVCLGPQTSINLAKEKIYKNGEEIYLSFLQNKLFWLFAYNLNKLVSYEMIEEFVYEGEQTSKGAIQNVVLRLKRELGVKFKNISESGYIMLDEEQGKI; via the coding sequence ATGCAAGAGCACTTAAAGCTGCTTAAAGACCTGAGCGTCCTCATCGTCGAGGACGACGAGATCGCAAGGGAGCTGCTAATAGGCGGGCTAAAGCCCTACTGCCTAAGCGTCTGGGGCGCGGCGGACGGGCTGGAGGGGCTGGAGCGCTTCAAAAAGCTAGCTCCCGTCGTCGTCATCACCGACATCCACATGTCCGCGATGAACGGCTTTGAGATGATGAAGGAGATGATACGCGTCAAACCCGCGCAAAAATTTATCGTCTTCACCTCCTACGACACCGACGACAACCTCATCAAGAGCATCGAGCACGGCGCGGCGTCGTTTCTAAAAAAGCCCGTCGATATCGCCGCGCTTTGCCGCCTGCTCGTGGCTCTAACCTACGAAAAGAACGAAAAGTTTGTGTGTCTGGGCCCGCAAACCAGCATAAATCTCGCCAAAGAAAAGATCTACAAGAACGGCGAGGAAATTTATCTATCTTTTTTGCAAAACAAGCTCTTTTGGCTCTTTGCATACAATCTAAACAAGCTCGTGAGCTATGAGATGATCGAGGAGTTCGTCTACGAGGGCGAGCAAACGAGCAAGGGCGCGATACAAAATGTCGTGCTGAGGCTGAAGCGGGAGCTGGGGGTTAAATTTAAAAATATCAGTGAAAGCGGGTACATAATGCTAGACGAGGAGCAGGGCAAAATTTAA
- a CDS encoding TonB-dependent receptor plug domain-containing protein, with protein MKNFNNISFAVAFIVINISFAQDIYLGRIEVIGEQNRTNPQSSEYGSSNTVSQEEIEKMPKKESTIAEAIKANPNVAFNKKADKSIDSGEISPKDFSINGASYYQNNFLVDNVNFNYDLDPAGKRPSRGLWWAPTLGSQALNLDTDLFKRIKVIDSGVSAKYGDFQGGVINTKTRDPKEGFHGILSTSYTSKKWSKIFIDPLVEQNYTDNTSMMWLNKSDFVKKRYRAGIEGYVSENFGLLFDYTRTSSVIKNITKPGVMDSSIATQPDDKRKAENYFLKRIINAGDNVVLRPSFLYALQKTEPLSNTIWVRIWICT; from the coding sequence ATGAAAAATTTTAATAATATCTCTTTTGCCGTGGCCTTTATTGTTATTAATATTTCCTTCGCGCAAGATATATATTTGGGACGCATAGAAGTGATTGGTGAACAAAACCGAACAAATCCGCAGTCCAGCGAATACGGCTCTTCAAACACCGTTTCGCAAGAAGAGATAGAAAAGATGCCTAAAAAGGAAAGCACTATCGCTGAAGCGATAAAAGCCAATCCAAACGTCGCTTTTAATAAAAAAGCTGATAAAAGCATAGATAGCGGCGAAATTTCACCTAAAGATTTTAGCATCAACGGCGCAAGCTATTATCAAAACAACTTCTTAGTAGATAACGTAAATTTTAACTACGATCTGGATCCCGCAGGCAAAAGACCATCTCGCGGTCTTTGGTGGGCTCCGACGCTAGGCTCTCAGGCTTTAAATTTAGACACTGATTTGTTCAAAAGAATCAAAGTTATCGATAGCGGCGTCTCAGCCAAATACGGCGACTTCCAAGGTGGCGTGATAAATACAAAAACCAGAGATCCAAAAGAGGGCTTTCATGGAATTTTGAGCACGAGCTATACAAGTAAAAAATGGAGCAAAATTTTCATTGATCCATTAGTGGAACAAAACTACACGGATAATACCTCAATGATGTGGCTAAATAAAAGCGACTTTGTCAAAAAACGCTACCGAGCGGGCATAGAAGGCTACGTGAGCGAAAATTTTGGACTTTTGTTTGATTATACGAGGACGAGCTCGGTGATAAAAAATATAACAAAACCTGGCGTTATGGATAGCAGTATCGCAACCCAGCCCGATGATAAAAGAAAGGCGGAAAACTATTTTCTAAAAAGAATCATAAACGCAGGCGATAACGTCGTTTTAAGGCCAAGCTTTCTTTATGCGCTACAAAAAACAGAACCTCTATCGAATACGATCTGGGTTCGGATATGGATCTGCACCTAG
- a CDS encoding TonB-dependent receptor, which yields MDLHLGGYVASIEADVDLDNVFLEHSLSYSKYTTSRYFDDKDGLYEYRKSNIKNWGNYNFRGATYSYQGGLNDIRENQKNLSYKFDASLKEFEALGALHAVKSGFEFTSQRGSYEVLTPYVRYSNPSALPAGYVCASGDKTCINDDSFGGRGQFLKTKDYYGDVKNTLNLHKISLYIEDEMRFGKFKIRPGARIEKDSFNNDINIAPRLVSEYEFLDKNFLGFGLNRYYGRNFFAYKIFNDMQAHYKTYTRTAPNQEFTLDESDKNNRLSTDLKTPYDDELSLFYRGDIQNARLNLKYVKRKSKNEVVGMSRSKVGLPALSGLANEYYVYMNKGRSNTDITTFSIQNIEPLMLMGIENDLEFSVTYTHKKKNFSSYTDIDIDDPVYYEGSVIKKGDLPVIAFYTPVIARLGHNINFSSFNISNFITYTGKTNTLISGYDRALGMRKYSKFKLPSYVTWDMRVGFEQKIAKDLRFFTNLTINNILNKKHAIEAGTYDGKVYYDYDLGRNFWLEAGVRW from the coding sequence ATGGATCTGCACCTAGGCGGATACGTTGCATCTATCGAGGCGGACGTCGATCTTGATAACGTATTTTTAGAGCATAGCTTAAGCTACTCAAAATATACAACTTCAAGATACTTCGACGATAAAGATGGTCTTTATGAATACAGAAAATCAAATATCAAAAACTGGGGAAATTATAATTTCAGGGGCGCAACGTATTCGTATCAAGGCGGGTTAAATGATATAAGGGAAAACCAGAAAAACTTAAGTTACAAATTTGACGCTAGCTTGAAAGAATTTGAAGCTCTCGGCGCGCTTCACGCCGTAAAAAGTGGCTTTGAGTTCACATCACAAAGAGGAAGCTACGAGGTACTTACGCCTTACGTGCGCTACAGCAATCCAAGCGCCCTACCTGCAGGCTACGTCTGCGCTAGTGGCGACAAGACTTGCATAAATGACGATAGCTTTGGCGGACGAGGTCAATTCCTAAAGACTAAAGACTACTATGGCGATGTCAAAAATACTCTAAATTTACATAAAATTTCTCTTTATATCGAAGACGAGATGAGATTTGGTAAATTTAAGATCCGCCCAGGCGCCAGGATTGAAAAAGATAGCTTTAATAACGATATAAATATCGCGCCTAGACTTGTGAGCGAATATGAATTCTTGGATAAAAATTTTCTAGGCTTTGGGCTGAATCGATACTATGGGCGGAATTTTTTCGCGTATAAAATTTTTAACGATATGCAAGCGCATTATAAAACCTATACTAGAACGGCGCCTAATCAAGAATTCACCCTTGACGAAAGCGACAAAAACAACAGGCTAAGCACTGATTTAAAAACCCCTTATGACGATGAGCTTAGCCTATTTTACAGAGGCGATATACAAAATGCGCGACTAAATTTAAAATATGTCAAAAGAAAAAGTAAAAACGAAGTCGTAGGAATGTCAAGAAGCAAGGTAGGCTTGCCCGCGCTTAGCGGTCTTGCGAACGAATACTACGTCTATATGAATAAGGGTAGGAGCAATACCGACATAACGACTTTTAGTATTCAAAATATCGAGCCTTTGATGCTTATGGGGATTGAAAACGATCTGGAATTTTCCGTAACCTACACGCATAAAAAGAAAAATTTTAGCTCCTATACCGACATAGACATCGATGATCCCGTTTATTACGAAGGAAGCGTCATAAAAAAGGGTGATTTGCCGGTGATTGCTTTTTATACTCCGGTCATTGCAAGGCTCGGGCATAACATAAATTTCTCATCGTTTAACATTTCTAATTTCATTACCTACACTGGTAAAACCAATACGCTGATAAGCGGCTATGATAGAGCGCTTGGGATGCGAAAATATAGCAAATTTAAACTCCCGTCCTACGTGACGTGGGATATGAGAGTGGGCTTTGAGCAAAAGATCGCAAAGGATCTTAGATTTTTCACAAATCTCACTATCAATAATATCCTAAATAAAAAACATGCCATCGAAGCTGGAACATACGACGGCAAGGTGTATTATGACTACGATCTAGGACGAAATTTCTGGCTTGAGGCGGGAGTTAGGTGGTAA
- a CDS encoding thiol:disulfide interchange protein DsbA/DsbL, whose amino-acid sequence MKIAKFFKALAAVCLLCIGANALEVGVNYQVLQKPLNVPKNSVVKIFNYECPHCYAFDRTVTPQLMKKLEGTEFLPWHLKTKGVFGQTASGIFAALIVIDEKDDVSLLSDESKFKKAKFAIYKAIHDKKDDFGGGSDKQRFIKTALDAAGVSMSEYEAALASKKAQALLAQWDAGYEVAVISGVPAFVVSGKYLLNTASFGSVDEMVAAVKELLAK is encoded by the coding sequence ATGAAAATCGCTAAATTTTTTAAAGCTTTAGCCGCCGTTTGCCTGCTCTGCATAGGCGCAAACGCGCTAGAGGTGGGCGTTAATTATCAAGTGCTACAAAAGCCGCTAAACGTGCCGAAAAACAGCGTCGTTAAAATTTTTAACTACGAGTGTCCGCACTGCTATGCGTTCGATAGAACGGTCACGCCGCAGCTGATGAAAAAGCTTGAGGGGACGGAGTTTTTGCCATGGCACCTAAAGACTAAAGGCGTGTTCGGACAGACGGCGAGCGGTATATTCGCAGCGCTCATCGTGATTGATGAAAAGGACGATGTGAGCCTGCTAAGCGACGAGTCGAAATTTAAAAAGGCGAAATTTGCGATTTATAAAGCGATCCACGACAAAAAGGATGATTTCGGCGGCGGTAGCGACAAACAAAGGTTCATCAAAACCGCGCTAGATGCTGCAGGCGTGAGCATGAGCGAATACGAAGCCGCGCTTGCTAGCAAAAAGGCGCAGGCTCTGCTCGCGCAATGGGACGCGGGCTACGAAGTCGCAGTGATTTCAGGCGTGCCGGCATTTGTCGTCAGCGGCAAGTATCTCTTAAACACGGCTTCGTTCGGCTCCGTCGATGAAATGGTCGCCGCGGTAAAAGAGCTGCTGGCGAAATAG
- a CDS encoding aldo/keto reductase, which yields MQYLTLNDGNKMPILGFGVFQVDPKETQRCVEDAISVGYRLIDTAQAYFNEESVGAAIKTALAGGLKREELFITTKLWINDTGEERALKAFDASMKKLGLEYLDLYLIHQPYGDIYGSWRAMKRLRDEGRIRSIGVSNFYADRIVDLCENSGVIPAVNQLECHPFYQREALKRVLDGYGIAFESWASFAEGKNDIFKNAVLSGIGEKYGKSSAQVILRWLIQRGIIVIPKSVKIERMKQNFDIFDFALAPDDMAAIAALDTDKTLFFDHADPERVKWIIHAFDK from the coding sequence ATGCAGTATTTAACCTTAAACGACGGCAACAAGATGCCGATTTTAGGATTTGGCGTATTTCAGGTAGATCCGAAAGAGACGCAAAGATGCGTTGAGGATGCGATCAGCGTGGGTTACCGTCTCATCGACACCGCGCAGGCGTATTTTAATGAAGAAAGCGTGGGTGCAGCAATTAAGACGGCTCTTGCAGGCGGGTTAAAGCGCGAGGAGCTGTTTATCACTACTAAGCTTTGGATTAACGACACAGGTGAAGAGCGCGCGCTAAAAGCCTTCGATGCGTCGATGAAAAAGCTAGGGCTTGAGTATCTTGATCTTTATCTCATTCATCAGCCATATGGCGATATTTATGGCTCGTGGCGAGCGATGAAACGTTTGCGCGATGAGGGGCGCATTCGCTCTATCGGCGTTAGCAACTTCTACGCCGATCGGATCGTCGATCTATGCGAAAACAGCGGCGTCATCCCTGCGGTAAATCAGCTTGAGTGCCATCCGTTTTATCAGCGTGAAGCGTTAAAGCGCGTACTTGATGGCTACGGCATAGCATTTGAATCGTGGGCTAGCTTTGCCGAGGGCAAAAACGATATATTTAAAAATGCCGTGCTAAGCGGTATCGGCGAAAAATATGGTAAAAGCTCGGCTCAGGTTATTTTGCGCTGGTTAATTCAGCGCGGCATCATCGTCATTCCAAAAAGCGTTAAAATCGAGAGGATGAAGCAAAATTTCGACATTTTTGATTTTGCGCTTGCGCCTGATGATATGGCTGCCATCGCTGCGCTTGATACTGATAAGACGCTGTTTTTCGACCATGCAGATCCTGAGCGCGTAAAGTGGATAATCCATGCTTTTGATAAGTAA
- a CDS encoding aryl-sulfate sulfotransferase, translating to MRKNFFGSIVLAAALASGALIAVPQTASAGVLAHQVKTQGELGSVFINPYDVAPLTAVIDRAGKDIKDIHVRVLGKPNGGIDIAYNVSEHALLTHDGVPIWGLYPDYLNEVEVSYVFNGEKKVEKYKIYAQPIVTYSRDYRFSHMQKMKVKKVDPAFKNRLYLINNTITSVYKPLDWKNGGAASWNDFTENFVVDTQGEVRWYLDYQKFYDRSERRVMDGGMMMGFHQLPNGDLSWGMAQRYMRYDMMGKEVYNRELPRGYIDLSHEVMPLKGDHLLLRVGKYNYHHADGRISHTIRDHIIEVDGSGKVVDEWDLNEIFGKNVYRSNLIKALDARAVCLNIDMDAKEIKISDDLPFGDVTSTGTGRNWAHVNSISYDPSDDGIILSLRHQGIVKIGRDKKVKWILASPEGWSADFKEKVLAPVDKNGNKIKCENSRCEGDFDWSWTQHTAWLTPRYDNKGSVKHISVFDNGDGRGMEQPALKEQKYSRAVEYKIDEKKGTVEQTWEFGKERGFDFYSAVTSNVEWQKDKSTYFISSSNVYLLKPDKTIKMVLVEIDPKTNDVKFEMDAESASRDDVAYRALVIDPNIFDY from the coding sequence ATGCGTAAGAATTTTTTCGGTTCTATCGTTTTGGCTGCGGCCTTGGCAAGCGGCGCGCTTATAGCGGTGCCGCAGACTGCGAGTGCGGGCGTTTTGGCGCATCAGGTAAAAACCCAGGGCGAGCTTGGCTCGGTGTTTATCAACCCCTACGACGTGGCGCCTCTAACCGCCGTCATCGATAGGGCGGGCAAGGACATCAAGGATATCCACGTGCGGGTGCTCGGTAAGCCGAACGGCGGCATCGACATCGCCTATAACGTCTCCGAGCATGCGCTACTGACGCACGATGGCGTGCCGATCTGGGGGCTGTATCCGGACTATCTAAACGAGGTCGAAGTAAGCTACGTTTTTAACGGCGAAAAGAAGGTCGAAAAGTATAAAATTTACGCTCAGCCGATCGTGACGTATAGCCGCGATTATAGATTTAGCCACATGCAAAAGATGAAGGTCAAAAAGGTCGATCCTGCGTTTAAAAACAGGCTTTATCTCATCAACAACACGATCACGAGCGTTTATAAGCCGCTTGATTGGAAAAACGGCGGTGCGGCTAGCTGGAACGACTTCACCGAAAATTTCGTCGTCGATACGCAGGGCGAGGTCAGATGGTATCTGGACTATCAGAAATTTTACGATCGCAGCGAACGCAGAGTGATGGACGGCGGCATGATGATGGGCTTTCACCAGCTGCCAAACGGCGATCTGAGCTGGGGCATGGCGCAGCGATATATGCGCTACGATATGATGGGCAAGGAGGTGTATAATCGCGAGCTGCCGCGCGGCTACATCGATCTTAGCCACGAGGTGATGCCGCTAAAAGGCGATCACTTGCTGCTTCGCGTCGGTAAATATAACTACCACCACGCCGATGGCAGAATTTCGCACACGATCAGAGATCACATCATCGAAGTGGATGGCAGCGGCAAGGTCGTGGACGAGTGGGATCTGAATGAAATTTTCGGTAAAAACGTCTACCGCAGCAACCTCATCAAGGCTCTTGACGCTCGTGCCGTATGCCTAAATATCGACATGGACGCCAAAGAGATCAAAATAAGCGACGATCTGCCTTTCGGCGACGTGACCTCAACCGGCACGGGACGCAACTGGGCGCACGTAAACTCCATCTCGTACGATCCTAGCGACGACGGCATCATCCTCTCGCTTCGCCATCAAGGCATCGTTAAGATCGGCCGCGACAAAAAGGTAAAATGGATCCTCGCATCGCCTGAGGGCTGGAGTGCGGACTTTAAAGAAAAAGTGCTAGCGCCCGTGGATAAAAACGGCAACAAGATCAAATGCGAAAACTCAAGATGCGAGGGCGATTTTGACTGGTCGTGGACGCAGCACACCGCGTGGCTGACTCCGCGCTACGACAACAAGGGCTCTGTAAAGCACATCAGCGTATTTGACAACGGCGACGGCCGCGGCATGGAGCAGCCTGCGCTAAAAGAGCAAAAATACTCTCGCGCGGTCGAGTACAAGATCGACGAGAAAAAGGGCACCGTCGAGCAGACGTGGGAGTTTGGCAAGGAGCGCGGATTTGACTTCTACAGCGCGGTTACTAGCAACGTGGAGTGGCAAAAGGATAAAAGTACGTACTTCATCTCAAGTTCGAACGTCTATCTACTAAAGCCTGATAAAACGATCAAAATGGTGCTAGTGGAGATCGATCCGAAGACAAATGACGTCAAATTTGAAATGGACGCGGAGTCTGCGTCTAGAGACGACGTGGCCTACCGTGCGCTGGTGATCGATCCGAATATCTTTGATTATTAA